A stretch of Saccharothrix texasensis DNA encodes these proteins:
- a CDS encoding GAF domain-containing sensor histidine kinase — MLLLARLLAVGAVGLVAAAVALRLGGAAPPSHPHSWFIAVVYCLLGERVVAHAQRNPVGWCLLATGVSGALAAGATVLPDQRWLAWVSAWSWWPTYSLLPVVLLLFPTGRPPGRRWWVAVGIAAVGVLLPAVGLGWAAWGDPAEFWHQVFAGTARRGVPVAVAAVGFASFVVAMCAAMASLAVRGWRTPGGAQRRVVWWVLAGSLVFVPALGLELAFGEAWGAWLVAAAAFPVAVVIAIMRYGLYDIELILHRTLLYGFLGVLLIGVYSTVVLITTTRAPTQGNVIATVVVVASLAPLHKVLLRAVNRALYGARSDPYRALVELGRTLAHPMRQHELLPAVVSWVGKGLKLPYVAVHLDLRDSAPSAVHGAETGSTRHSVVLRHQGRKIGLLVAEARARGEVLGRRDVRLLEDMAGQAAPAVHSARMALALREADARFERERREELRRISNDLHDYIGPSVVGIGKQMGVALRTLEPADARARTLIAEALVDLETLTGTVRRVVRNARALDLGPNLTQAVRRRAESIADGLQVQVTPTGRLDDVPPVVGRAAFLIAGEAMLNVVRHANASRCHISLNRTGSGLEVSVVDDGRGLPDELPFGIGLASMKERCKALGGVFSVDQLTPGTRITAHIPFEPS; from the coding sequence GTGCTGCTCCTGGCCCGGCTGCTCGCGGTCGGCGCGGTCGGGCTGGTCGCGGCGGCGGTGGCGTTGCGCCTGGGTGGCGCCGCCCCTCCGTCGCACCCGCACAGCTGGTTCATCGCGGTCGTGTACTGCCTGCTCGGTGAACGGGTCGTCGCCCACGCGCAGCGCAACCCGGTGGGGTGGTGCCTGCTCGCGACCGGCGTGAGCGGCGCGCTGGCCGCCGGGGCGACGGTGCTGCCGGACCAGCGCTGGCTGGCGTGGGTGAGCGCCTGGTCGTGGTGGCCGACCTACTCGTTGCTGCCGGTCGTGCTCCTGCTGTTCCCCACGGGTCGGCCGCCCGGCCGGCGCTGGTGGGTCGCCGTCGGGATCGCGGCGGTCGGCGTGCTCCTGCCCGCCGTCGGGCTCGGGTGGGCGGCCTGGGGTGATCCGGCCGAGTTCTGGCACCAGGTCTTCGCCGGCACCGCGCGCCGGGGCGTGCCGGTGGCGGTCGCGGCGGTCGGGTTCGCCTCGTTCGTGGTGGCGATGTGCGCCGCGATGGCGTCGCTGGCGGTGCGCGGGTGGCGGACCCCGGGAGGGGCGCAGCGCCGCGTGGTGTGGTGGGTGCTGGCCGGCTCGCTCGTCTTCGTGCCCGCGCTGGGGCTCGAGCTGGCGTTCGGGGAGGCGTGGGGAGCCTGGCTGGTCGCGGCGGCGGCGTTCCCGGTGGCAGTGGTGATCGCGATCATGCGCTACGGGTTGTACGACATCGAGCTGATCCTGCACCGCACCCTGCTGTACGGGTTCCTCGGTGTGCTGCTCATCGGCGTCTACTCCACCGTCGTGCTGATCACCACGACGAGGGCGCCCACCCAGGGGAACGTGATCGCCACCGTCGTGGTCGTCGCGTCGCTCGCGCCCCTGCACAAGGTGCTGCTGCGAGCGGTGAACCGCGCGTTGTACGGCGCGCGGTCCGACCCGTACCGGGCGTTGGTCGAACTCGGCCGGACCCTGGCGCACCCCATGCGCCAGCACGAGCTGCTGCCGGCGGTGGTGTCGTGGGTGGGCAAGGGCCTGAAGCTGCCGTACGTGGCGGTGCACCTGGACCTCCGCGACTCCGCGCCGTCGGCCGTGCACGGCGCGGAGACCGGGTCGACCAGGCACTCGGTGGTGCTCCGGCACCAGGGCCGCAAGATCGGGCTGCTCGTGGCCGAGGCCCGCGCGAGGGGCGAGGTGCTCGGCCGGCGGGACGTGCGGCTGCTGGAGGACATGGCCGGGCAGGCCGCGCCGGCGGTGCACTCGGCGCGGATGGCGCTGGCGCTGCGCGAGGCCGACGCCCGGTTCGAGCGCGAGCGGCGGGAAGAGCTGCGCCGGATCAGCAACGACCTGCACGACTACATCGGGCCGAGCGTGGTGGGCATCGGCAAGCAGATGGGCGTGGCGCTGCGGACGTTGGAGCCGGCCGACGCCCGCGCCCGCACGCTGATCGCGGAAGCGTTGGTGGACCTGGAGACGCTCACCGGCACCGTGCGCCGGGTCGTGCGCAACGCCCGGGCGCTCGACCTCGGGCCCAACCTGACCCAGGCGGTCCGCCGGCGCGCGGAGAGCATCGCGGACGGCTTGCAGGTCCAGGTGACCCCGACGGGGCGGCTCGACGACGTGCCGCCCGTGGTGGGGCGCGCCGCGTTCCTCATCGCCGGCGAGGCCATGCTCAACGTCGTCCGCCACGCGAACGCCTCGCGGTGCCACATCTCCTTGAACCGGACGGGTTCCGGGCTCGAGGTGAGCGTGGTCGACGACGGCCGGGGACTGCCGGACGAACTCCCGTTCGGGATCGGGCTGGCGTCCATGAAGGAGCGCTGCAAGGCGCTCGGGGGCGTGTTCTCCGTCGACCAGCTCACCCCCGGCACCCGCATCACCGCCCACATCCCCTTCGAACCGAGTTGA
- a CDS encoding response regulator transcription factor, protein MTQTGYRVLLVDDHPIFLKGLRGELEYAPDIVVVDDAGNAEDAVASVERHRPDVVVMDLRIPLSPGADPVMCGPDAIRRITEVAPESKVLVLSMHEELEHVLAAVKAGAHGYLRKEEKELVQAVRTVAEGKMVLDERVGRALLTMPAAAAGGELPFNLTRSEYKTLLLVVRGLTNAQIADEITLSGKTVANRVVDIQNKLQVRSRQELVDKARQHGIGATPE, encoded by the coding sequence ATGACGCAGACCGGGTACCGGGTGCTGCTCGTCGACGACCACCCGATCTTCCTCAAGGGACTCCGGGGCGAGCTGGAGTACGCCCCGGACATCGTCGTGGTGGACGACGCCGGCAATGCCGAGGACGCCGTCGCGTCCGTCGAGCGGCACCGCCCCGACGTGGTGGTCATGGACCTCAGGATCCCGCTGTCCCCAGGCGCCGACCCGGTCATGTGCGGGCCCGACGCCATCCGCCGGATCACCGAGGTGGCGCCGGAGAGCAAGGTGCTCGTGCTGTCCATGCACGAGGAGCTCGAACACGTCCTGGCGGCCGTGAAGGCGGGTGCGCACGGCTACCTCCGCAAGGAGGAGAAGGAGCTCGTGCAGGCGGTGCGCACGGTCGCCGAGGGCAAGATGGTGCTCGACGAGCGCGTGGGACGGGCGCTGCTGACCATGCCGGCGGCCGCGGCGGGCGGCGAGCTGCCGTTCAACCTCACCCGGTCCGAGTACAAGACCCTCCTGCTCGTGGTCAGGGGGCTGACGAACGCCCAGATCGCCGACGAGATCACGTTGTCCGGCAAGACGGTGGCCAACCGCGTGGTGGACATCCAGAACAAGCTGCAGGTGCGCAGCCGCCAGGAGCTGGTGGACAAGGCCCGGCAGCACGGCATCGGCGCCACGCCGGAGTGA
- a CDS encoding DUF1877 family protein: MGMTLSFTRVTPGELDRAFGDPEWALERLDDEGLPYCFLEKSWAGIQFLLDAADVRVDVYEDGDAIDEECTLFGWSDGMVAEAAKALGATPFEVLAGYYDPRKLSEEEVYPMRHLWDDGDIDYLRQNYGDLVVFLEGTAATGGAAIRHFSF; this comes from the coding sequence ATGGGCATGACGTTGTCGTTCACCCGGGTCACCCCGGGGGAGTTGGACCGGGCGTTCGGGGACCCGGAGTGGGCGCTGGAGCGCCTGGACGACGAAGGCCTGCCGTACTGCTTCCTGGAGAAGTCCTGGGCGGGCATCCAGTTCCTGCTCGACGCGGCCGACGTGCGGGTCGACGTGTACGAGGACGGCGACGCCATCGACGAGGAGTGCACCCTCTTCGGCTGGAGCGACGGCATGGTCGCCGAAGCCGCCAAGGCGTTGGGCGCGACGCCGTTCGAGGTGCTGGCCGGCTACTACGACCCGCGGAAGCTGAGCGAGGAGGAGGTCTACCCCATGAGGCACCTCTGGGACGACGGCGACATCGACTACCTGCGGCAGAACTACGGCGACCTGGTCGTGTTCCTCGAGGGGACGGCCGCGACCGGCGGCGCGGCGATCCGGCACTTCAGCTTCTGA
- a CDS encoding lytic polysaccharide monooxygenase auxiliary activity family 9 protein — MRKRSTTVSVTKRHGVIALILGVLASMLVMTPTATAHGTIVGPATRAYQCWQAWGSQHTNPAMQQQDPMCWQAFQANADTMWNWMSALRDGLGGNFQGATPNGSLCSNNLSRNSSLNKPGNWRTTNVGSSFSLHLYDQASHGADYFRVYVSKQGFDPTTQTLGWSNLDFITQTGRYAPAKDITFNVQTNGSYRGHHIVFTIWQASHLDQAYMWCSDVNFG; from the coding sequence ATGCGCAAGCGCAGTACCACCGTGTCCGTCACCAAGCGGCATGGCGTCATCGCACTGATCCTCGGTGTGCTGGCCAGCATGCTCGTCATGACGCCGACGGCCACGGCGCACGGCACCATCGTCGGTCCCGCCACCCGCGCCTACCAGTGCTGGCAGGCCTGGGGCAGCCAACACACGAACCCCGCCATGCAGCAGCAGGACCCCATGTGCTGGCAGGCTTTCCAGGCCAACGCCGACACCATGTGGAACTGGATGAGCGCGCTGCGGGACGGCCTCGGTGGCAACTTCCAGGGCGCGACCCCCAACGGTTCGCTCTGCAGCAACAACCTCTCCCGCAACAGCTCCCTGAACAAGCCCGGCAACTGGCGGACCACGAACGTCGGGAGCAGCTTCTCCCTGCACCTGTACGACCAGGCCAGCCACGGTGCGGACTACTTCCGGGTCTACGTCAGCAAGCAGGGGTTCGACCCGACCACCCAGACCCTCGGTTGGAGCAACCTCGACTTCATCACGCAGACCGGCAGGTACGCGCCGGCGAAGGACATCACGTTCAACGTCCAGACCAACGGCTCGTACCGGGGACACCACATCGTGTTCACGATCTGGCAGGCCTCGCACCTCGACCAGGCCTACATGTGGTGCAGTGACGTGAACTTCGGCTAG
- a CDS encoding alpha/beta hydrolase family protein encodes MFQRRTALTAVLTTTALLVPTAAEATPRPVPALDREVVFTVEGTKTYGTLHVPAHRRGQRLPAALLPPGSGPTDRDGNQPPAVTPHTLSHLAAALGRQGIVTLRFDKYGSGRTGLGAYASRPGDLDHPAFVRQAAAAYRLLRAEPVTDPRALVVAGHSEGALTGLLPADEVRPRPAGVVLLQPQAIRLLDLIARQLHAQPAAAARGGQITPEQQRVNDEGVDRAVSALRSGEPLDPTGPLPVIAQFFQALSDGPSRRFVLSNDQVDPSTAAGRLRAGTRVLLTCGTADVQVPCDTTAPLAEALRRAGAAGPGRTVLTGVDHNLRGTDPNTLTPAVVDALRAFTDGLR; translated from the coding sequence TTGTTCCAACGCCGAACAGCGCTCACCGCGGTGCTGACCACGACCGCGCTCCTCGTCCCGACCGCCGCCGAAGCGACGCCGCGGCCGGTACCGGCCCTCGACCGCGAAGTCGTGTTCACCGTCGAGGGCACGAAGACCTACGGCACGCTCCACGTCCCGGCCCACCGCCGGGGACAACGGCTGCCCGCCGCGCTCCTGCCGCCCGGCAGCGGCCCCACCGACCGCGACGGGAACCAGCCGCCGGCGGTCACCCCCCACACCCTGTCCCACCTCGCCGCCGCGCTGGGCCGACAGGGAATCGTCACCCTGCGCTTCGACAAGTACGGCAGCGGTCGCACCGGCCTGGGCGCCTACGCGAGCCGTCCCGGGGACCTCGACCACCCGGCGTTCGTCCGCCAAGCCGCGGCCGCCTACCGGCTGCTGCGCGCCGAACCCGTCACCGATCCGCGAGCGCTGGTCGTCGCGGGCCACAGCGAAGGCGCGCTCACCGGGCTCCTGCCGGCCGACGAGGTCCGACCGCGCCCGGCCGGCGTGGTGCTGCTGCAACCGCAGGCGATCCGGCTGCTGGACCTGATCGCACGGCAACTGCACGCCCAGCCGGCCGCCGCCGCACGAGGCGGGCAGATCACCCCGGAACAGCAACGGGTCAACGACGAGGGCGTCGACCGCGCGGTCAGCGCCTTGCGGTCGGGCGAACCGCTCGACCCCACCGGTCCCCTGCCCGTCATCGCCCAGTTCTTCCAAGCGCTGTCCGACGGTCCCAGTCGGCGTTTCGTCCTCAGCAACGACCAGGTCGACCCGTCGACCGCCGCCGGCCGGCTGCGGGCAGGCACCCGGGTCCTGCTGACCTGCGGCACCGCCGACGTCCAGGTGCCCTGCGACACCACCGCCCCCCTCGCCGAAGCCCTGCGCCGAGCCGGCGCCGCGGGCCCGGGGCGCACGGTGCTGACCGGCGTGGACCACAACCTGCGCGGCACCGATCCGAACACCCTGACCCCCGCCGTCGTGGACGCCCTGCGCGCCTTCACCGACGGCCTGCGCTGA
- a CDS encoding TetR/AcrR family transcriptional regulator codes for MGRPRGFDEAEVVRAAAALFAGRVYDGVSVDDLVTHLGVHRNSLYKTFGSKRGLYLAALRRHVEHEIGILTAALRRADDFEEASRSVADTGTGLDFLLLAAAERAPVDDEVAAEVNRALNAIDEALGAVTDLPHATAALLGLRLRAKAGPDRAGATPDPSPRR; via the coding sequence ATGGGTCGACCGAGGGGATTCGATGAAGCCGAGGTGGTGCGGGCAGCGGCGGCACTGTTCGCGGGACGGGTGTACGACGGGGTGTCCGTCGACGACCTGGTCACCCACTTGGGCGTGCACCGCAACAGCCTCTACAAGACGTTCGGCAGCAAGCGCGGGCTGTACCTGGCGGCGCTGCGCCGGCACGTGGAGCACGAGATCGGCATCCTCACCGCGGCGCTGAGGCGTGCCGACGACTTCGAGGAAGCCTCGCGCTCGGTGGCGGACACCGGGACGGGGCTGGACTTCCTGCTGCTGGCGGCGGCCGAACGCGCTCCGGTGGACGACGAGGTCGCCGCGGAGGTGAACCGGGCGCTGAACGCCATCGACGAGGCACTCGGCGCCGTCACGGACCTCCCGCACGCCACCGCGGCGTTGCTCGGCCTGCGCCTGCGCGCCAAAGCCGGACCGGACCGCGCGGGCGCCACCCCCGACCCCTCCCCCCGACGATAA
- a CDS encoding DMT family transporter — translation MVLWASAFVGIRYAGEHFEPGSLALGRLLVGAIALGAIAVVRGVGVPPRAAWPGIIGSGVFWFALYTVALNWGERHADAGTAALVVGVGPILVAFLAGWLLREGFPARLLAGLAIAFAGVAAVGLVDSGGGSTTRGAVLCLVAAGGYAVGVVAQKPALRHASPLQATTFGCVVGAVVCLPFSGQLVGDLARAPAAATLSVVYLGLLPTAVAFYTWAYALSHMTTGKLGATTYLVPVIVVVLSWALLDEVPGLVALAGGALCLVGVAVSRGKPAPAVTAAR, via the coding sequence ATGGTGTTGTGGGCGTCGGCGTTCGTCGGCATCCGGTACGCCGGCGAGCACTTCGAGCCGGGGTCGCTGGCGCTCGGCCGGTTGCTGGTGGGCGCGATCGCGCTCGGGGCGATCGCGGTGGTGCGCGGCGTCGGCGTGCCGCCGAGAGCGGCGTGGCCGGGGATCATCGGGTCGGGCGTGTTCTGGTTCGCGCTCTACACGGTGGCGCTGAACTGGGGTGAGCGGCACGCGGACGCCGGCACGGCCGCGCTGGTCGTCGGCGTCGGCCCGATCCTGGTGGCGTTCCTGGCCGGGTGGCTGCTGCGCGAGGGCTTCCCGGCGCGGCTGCTCGCCGGGCTCGCCATCGCGTTCGCGGGCGTCGCGGCGGTCGGGCTGGTCGACTCCGGCGGCGGCTCGACGACCCGTGGCGCGGTGCTCTGCCTGGTCGCGGCGGGCGGGTACGCGGTCGGTGTGGTGGCGCAGAAGCCCGCCCTGCGGCACGCTTCCCCGTTGCAGGCCACCACGTTCGGCTGCGTGGTCGGCGCGGTCGTGTGCCTGCCGTTCAGCGGGCAGCTCGTCGGCGACCTCGCCCGCGCACCGGCCGCCGCCACGCTCTCGGTGGTGTACCTGGGTCTGCTGCCGACCGCGGTGGCGTTCTACACGTGGGCGTACGCGCTGTCCCACATGACCACCGGCAAGCTCGGCGCCACGACGTACCTGGTGCCGGTGATCGTCGTGGTGCTGTCGTGGGCGCTGCTCGACGAGGTGCCCGGGCTCGTGGCGTTGGCGGGCGGCGCGCTCTGCCTGGTCGGCGTGGCGGTGTCGCGCGGCAAACCCGCACCCGCCGTCACGGCGGCGAGGTGA
- a CDS encoding class I adenylate-forming enzyme family protein, protein MSVNEHALREKRGRGGNLVEQLAGLAREHGWLDRPAYHDDGGTYRFADVYEGAGRAAAAYAARGLGAGSRIALVLPDGIDAVWALLGALRIGAVAVPVNSTVHPDELRRAIVIAAPDAVVCEEDPGGAAAELIAPEELRAAAAHPPYAPATADTPAYAVFTSGTTGDPKLCFHAHGDPGVYERAIGAVVGITPRDVTFSVSRLHFAYGLGNSVFLPLHRGGTTVLSRARATEDDALRIIEDRGVTVFYGQPSFYARLARHPDHASLARLRLAVVAGEVLPAPLEARLRQVLGERLLNVFGTTEIGHAVVAGAIGHRRDRTVGRVLPPYRLRIVDEVGAEVPPGVPGALEVAGPSIALGVARGGDPPARAGQSWYATGDAATVDEDGYVRLHGRLDDVEIVGGQNVHPAETEDFLMRHPGVREAAVCSTRRETGVTTLRAFVALDDDASPEEVRAELLAGARAALTWYKVPEDVVFVAELPRTPTGKLRRREIRAMAGG, encoded by the coding sequence ATGTCGGTGAACGAGCACGCCCTGCGCGAGAAGCGGGGCCGCGGCGGGAACCTGGTCGAACAGCTGGCGGGGCTGGCGCGCGAGCACGGCTGGCTGGATCGGCCCGCCTACCACGACGACGGCGGGACCTACCGGTTCGCCGACGTCTACGAGGGCGCGGGCCGAGCCGCCGCCGCGTACGCCGCGAGAGGGCTCGGCGCGGGCAGCCGCATCGCGCTCGTGCTGCCGGACGGCATCGACGCGGTCTGGGCGTTGCTGGGCGCGTTGCGGATCGGCGCGGTCGCGGTGCCGGTGAACTCGACCGTGCACCCGGACGAGCTGCGCCGCGCGATCGTGATCGCGGCGCCGGACGCCGTCGTGTGCGAGGAGGACCCGGGCGGCGCGGCCGCCGAGCTGATCGCGCCCGAAGAGCTGCGGGCCGCCGCCGCGCACCCGCCCTACGCACCGGCCACGGCGGACACCCCGGCGTACGCGGTGTTCACCTCGGGCACCACGGGCGACCCGAAGCTGTGCTTCCACGCCCACGGCGACCCCGGCGTGTACGAGCGGGCCATCGGGGCGGTCGTCGGCATCACGCCGCGGGACGTCACGTTCTCGGTGTCAAGGCTGCACTTCGCTTACGGGCTGGGCAACTCCGTGTTCCTCCCGCTGCACCGCGGCGGCACGACGGTGCTGTCGCGGGCACGGGCGACCGAGGACGACGCGCTGCGGATCATCGAGGACCGCGGCGTGACGGTGTTCTACGGCCAGCCGAGCTTCTACGCCCGGCTGGCCCGCCACCCCGACCACGCGTCGCTGGCACGGCTGCGGTTGGCGGTGGTCGCCGGCGAAGTGCTGCCGGCTCCGCTGGAGGCGCGGCTGAGGCAGGTGCTCGGCGAGCGGCTGCTGAACGTCTTCGGCACGACGGAGATCGGGCACGCGGTGGTGGCCGGCGCGATCGGCCACCGCCGTGACCGCACCGTCGGGCGGGTCCTGCCGCCGTACCGGCTGCGGATCGTGGACGAGGTGGGCGCGGAGGTGCCGCCGGGCGTGCCGGGCGCGCTGGAGGTGGCGGGTCCGTCGATCGCGTTGGGCGTGGCACGGGGTGGCGATCCGCCGGCGCGGGCCGGGCAGTCCTGGTACGCCACCGGTGACGCGGCGACCGTGGACGAGGACGGGTACGTGCGGCTGCACGGCCGGCTGGACGACGTGGAGATCGTCGGCGGCCAGAACGTGCACCCGGCGGAGACCGAGGACTTCCTGATGCGGCACCCCGGGGTGCGCGAGGCCGCGGTGTGCTCGACCCGGCGCGAGACCGGGGTCACGACCCTGCGCGCGTTCGTGGCGCTGGACGACGACGCGTCGCCCGAGGAGGTGCGCGCCGAGCTGCTGGCCGGCGCGCGGGCGGCGCTCACCTGGTACAAGGTTCCGGAAGACGTGGTCTTCGTGGCCGAGCTGCCCCGCACACCCACGGGCAAGCTGCGCCGGCGTGAGATCCGCGCGATGGCGGGGGGCTGA
- a CDS encoding aminoglycoside phosphotransferase family protein, with protein sequence MAGVEEVEVVVAHSQRATLRVGDVFLKVDVDPAHAEVEARAMAMVPVPTPAILWREPPVLAIAAVPGQTLGVLGEPSTASPAAWAAAGAAIRRLHDAPVPPWPGPALDDVAAELDRECAWLLANDVLPAEVIRRNREIAEAALRPWRPVFIHGDLQITHVFVDGDEVTGVIDWSEAAPGDAMFDLATLTLGHEERLDDLLAGYGDGADRDVIRAWWSLRSLVASHWLIEHGFDPDAPGCEFDVLRARMREP encoded by the coding sequence ATGGCCGGTGTGGAAGAGGTCGAGGTCGTCGTCGCCCACAGCCAGCGGGCGACGTTGCGCGTCGGTGACGTGTTCCTGAAGGTGGACGTCGACCCGGCGCACGCCGAGGTCGAGGCGCGGGCGATGGCCATGGTGCCGGTGCCGACCCCGGCGATCCTCTGGCGGGAGCCGCCCGTGCTCGCCATCGCCGCCGTGCCCGGCCAGACGCTCGGCGTGCTCGGCGAACCGTCGACCGCGTCACCGGCGGCGTGGGCCGCGGCGGGCGCCGCGATCCGGAGGCTGCACGACGCGCCGGTGCCGCCGTGGCCGGGGCCGGCACTCGACGACGTGGCGGCGGAGCTCGACCGCGAGTGCGCGTGGCTGCTCGCCAACGACGTCCTGCCCGCCGAGGTGATCCGGCGCAACCGCGAGATCGCCGAGGCCGCGCTCCGGCCGTGGCGGCCGGTGTTCATCCACGGCGACCTGCAGATCACCCACGTGTTCGTCGACGGCGACGAGGTCACCGGCGTCATCGACTGGTCCGAGGCCGCCCCCGGCGACGCCATGTTCGACCTCGCCACCCTGACCCTCGGGCACGAGGAACGCCTGGACGACCTGCTGGCCGGCTACGGCGACGGCGCGGACCGGGACGTGATCCGCGCCTGGTGGTCGCTGCGCAGCCTGGTGGCGTCGCACTGGCTGATCGAGCACGGCTTCGACCCGGACGCGCCGGGCTGCGAGTTCGACGTGCTCAGAGCCCGGATGCGGGAACCCTGA
- the ligA gene encoding NAD-dependent DNA ligase LigA, producing MNAPERIQELADRIVVLRDAYYRGSPLVADAEYDAIEDELRGLIEANPELAPDPNPLDQVGAPAVLHAPIRHSRPMLSLEKATRPEQVAAFFDRFPGQPVVVMPKLDGLSLALVYENRRLARAITRGDGTTGDDVTPLVRALVDGVPEHLDAPGRVEVRGEAVMLRSTFAAYNTAHPDKPLINPRNAAAGTLRAKDPATVAERRLTFFAFDLDTSEGGAAADLERGLSTLGFAVADMRHCDDADAAQEVITGIEARRHELDYDLDGAVLRLANRDAFAAAGTRSSSPRGALAFKFAAEEKTTLLLDVVWDVGKTGKIAPVAWLEPVFVGGTTVTRATLANQEVIRAKGIRIGDTVLIRRAGDVIPFVAGVLDESRRTGAEREIVPPSQCPSCGQPLTEQGNSRELFCTNVACPAQTVRRLIHWASRAAADIEAVGPVWIERLAEAGLLENPSDLYTLTKEQLLEFDRIGETSATRMIDSIAASRAVGLRRALIGLAIPMASEGTATRLCRAGFGSLEEVADADEERLVAVEDIGPKVAASLTEHLTRLRPELERLRRHGVSLDVRDEDLPPVVASDAPLAGKTVVVTGAISDPRSGEKVPRPTFQRLCEKAGATTATSVSANTDYLITGADVGASKTAKAEKLGVEVVDQGVIWQQLIAAGIA from the coding sequence GTGAACGCTCCGGAACGCATCCAGGAACTCGCCGATCGGATCGTCGTGCTGCGCGACGCCTACTACCGCGGCTCGCCGCTGGTGGCGGACGCCGAGTACGACGCGATCGAGGACGAGCTGCGCGGGCTGATCGAGGCGAACCCGGAGCTGGCGCCCGACCCGAACCCGCTCGACCAGGTGGGCGCGCCCGCCGTGCTGCACGCGCCGATCCGGCACTCGCGGCCGATGCTGTCGCTGGAGAAGGCGACCAGACCCGAGCAGGTCGCGGCCTTCTTCGACCGCTTCCCCGGCCAGCCGGTGGTGGTCATGCCCAAGCTGGACGGGCTGTCGCTGGCGCTGGTCTACGAGAACCGGCGGCTCGCCCGGGCGATCACCCGGGGTGACGGCACGACGGGCGACGACGTGACGCCGCTGGTGCGCGCCCTGGTGGACGGCGTGCCGGAGCACCTCGACGCGCCGGGCCGGGTCGAGGTGCGCGGCGAGGCGGTGATGCTGCGGTCCACGTTCGCCGCCTACAACACCGCGCACCCGGACAAGCCGCTGATCAACCCGCGCAACGCCGCCGCGGGCACGTTGCGGGCGAAGGACCCGGCCACGGTCGCCGAGCGCCGCCTGACGTTCTTCGCGTTCGACCTGGACACCTCCGAGGGCGGCGCCGCGGCCGACCTGGAGCGCGGGCTGAGCACGCTCGGGTTCGCCGTCGCCGACATGCGGCACTGCGACGACGCGGACGCGGCGCAGGAGGTGATCACCGGCATCGAGGCGCGGCGCCACGAGCTGGACTACGACCTGGACGGCGCGGTGCTGCGGCTGGCGAACCGGGACGCCTTCGCCGCCGCGGGCACCCGGTCGAGCTCGCCGCGCGGGGCGCTGGCGTTCAAGTTCGCCGCCGAGGAGAAGACCACGCTGCTGCTCGACGTGGTCTGGGACGTGGGCAAGACCGGCAAGATCGCCCCGGTGGCCTGGCTGGAGCCGGTGTTCGTGGGCGGCACCACGGTGACCCGGGCGACGCTGGCCAACCAGGAGGTGATCCGGGCGAAGGGCATCCGGATCGGGGACACCGTGCTGATCCGCAGGGCCGGTGACGTCATCCCGTTCGTGGCGGGCGTGCTGGACGAGTCCCGGCGCACGGGTGCGGAGCGGGAGATCGTGCCGCCGTCGCAGTGCCCGTCGTGCGGGCAGCCGTTGACCGAGCAGGGCAACAGCCGCGAGCTGTTCTGCACCAACGTCGCGTGCCCCGCGCAGACCGTGCGGCGGTTGATCCACTGGGCGTCGCGGGCGGCGGCGGACATCGAGGCGGTCGGCCCGGTGTGGATCGAGCGGCTGGCCGAGGCCGGGCTGCTGGAGAACCCGTCCGACCTCTACACCCTGACCAAGGAGCAGTTGCTGGAGTTCGACCGGATCGGCGAGACCTCGGCGACGCGCATGATCGACTCGATCGCCGCCAGCCGGGCCGTCGGGCTGCGCCGGGCGTTGATCGGGCTCGCCATCCCGATGGCCTCGGAGGGCACCGCGACCCGCCTGTGCCGGGCCGGGTTCGGCTCGCTGGAGGAGGTCGCCGACGCCGACGAGGAACGCCTGGTCGCGGTCGAGGACATCGGCCCGAAGGTCGCCGCCTCCCTGACCGAGCACCTCACCCGACTGCGCCCCGAGCTGGAGCGGCTGCGGCGGCACGGCGTGTCCCTGGACGTGCGGGACGAGGACCTGCCGCCCGTCGTGGCGTCCGACGCGCCGCTGGCGGGCAAGACCGTGGTGGTCACCGGCGCGATCAGCGACCCCCGCTCGGGCGAGAAGGTGCCGCGCCCCACCTTCCAGCGGCTGTGCGAGAAGGCCGGCGCGACCACCGCGACCTCGGTCTCGGCCAACACCGACTACCTGATCACCGGCGCCGACGTCGGCGCGAGCAAGACCGCCAAGGCCGAGAAGCTGGGCGTCGAGGTCGTCGACCAGGGGGTGATCTGGCAGCAGCTCATCGCCGCCGGCATCGCCTAG